The Streptococcus marmotae genome contains the following window.
CAACTTTTATAAATTTATTATACAATATTTTGTCCTCTTTGGAAGCTTTATGTGCTACCTCTATAAAACCTACGTTTCGTTGTGATAGATATCCCCTTATATCCCTAGTTGTTTGTTCGTCAATCATTGAATTAACCTCATCCAATAACAAAAATTTAGAGGACAATAGCACCCCTCGAGCAAGTGCTACTCTTTGCTTTTCTCCCCCAGATATATTGAATATATTAAGGTTTTGTTCATCCCATAAGTATTGCATGTTCATTCTAATCAACATATCAATAATTATATCATCACTAATATTTTTCCCAAAAGTTAAATTATCTTTCAAATTACCAGAAAAAATATATGGATTTTGAGGAATATAAAGAAATTGTTTTCGTAATCTGCATGCCTCAATAATAGTTCCGTCTGAATCTAAAACCACTTCGCCATGCTTAGAAATATTTAAACCTGATAAAATTTTTAATAATTGTGTCTTCCCTGTTCCAGAATCACCAAAAATTAACACTCTATCCTCCATGCCAAATGATAAATCTCCACTCAACTCCAACGTTAAATTATCAAATATATAAATCTTTTTAGGGAGAGTGACTATTCCTAAATTCACTTCATCTGTAATTAAACTTTTCTGATCTCCCAATTCTTGAATATTTTCAATATTCTTTTTTAACATATCTATTTTAGAAACTATAGGAGATATTGTATAACTAATTGATATCAAATGAGGTATCTGTGTAAGTGCATTAAATAAATTATTAGAAATTTGAACGAACCGAAAGTTCTAAAATGAAGTTAGCCAGTCAAGGGCATTAAAAAACATCTCAGAAAGATATAATTGTAATCACCACAACAACAATTAGAAAGACTCTGAGATGCAAAACTATTATACACCAAAAAGAAGACATTTGACACTAGCTGAGCGTAGAATGATTGAGCGTTGGCTTCAAGAAGGGTTCTCAAATCGTGAAATCGCTAGAAGATTAGAAAAAGCTCCTCAAACTATTCACAACGAAGTCAAACGTGGTCAGGTTAGACAACAAGTGCGTAAAGGAAAATTTGAAATAATCTACTCAGCTGACTTCGCTCAAGAAGCCTATCAAAACAATCGTAAACATTCTGTGAAGCAGGCTTCCCTAACCAAGGAACTCAAAGAAAAGATTCTTCACTACATCAAACAGAAATACTCTCCTGAGATGATGGTAAAAGCAAAAGGGATACCTGTCTCCGTCTCCACCATTTACTAATGGACACTTAGGATTGACCAAGGATGACATGCTCTATCCTCGAAAAGAGAAAACGAAGAAAAAGCAAGCGAGTCCCAACTTTAAGCCGGCTGGAAAATCGATTGAGGAACGGCCTGAAAGCATTAATCAGCGTGAGAATGTTGGTGATGTTGAAATGGATACGGTTATTCAAACACGGACAAAAACGGGAAATGGGACTCAATCGGGATTTCGAAGAAATCGATTTTCCTCACTTCTTTATTTCTAGGTCTGGGCTAAACGATTCCAATGGATTCGTTTACTCTCACTCCCGCAAGGTTGACTAGCTTCCACAATTGAGAATTGTGGAAGGCTGGAAATAGAACGAGCGTAGCTCGCCCCTTGCAATTGAGAATTGTGAAAGGTTGGAAATAGGGTTAGCGAAAAAATGTTCGCTAACCTCCTCTAATAGAATGTTGATTTATCAATATTTTACAAACCAGACAAGCCTCGCTTTCGGGTCTCTAGGCTCGGGTATCAATAGTCACTTCTCTCCTAGAGAATTTTTACTCGCTGACTAACTTGGACTTGAAATTTGGAATTTGGAATTTTTACCCTTTGCTTCGTTGTAGCAACACTACGCATTCCACGTGTGCTGAGTGATACTTTCTATACTATAAGACGAAAGGGGTTGAGAGTAGTTTTGAAATGATACTATAGGCCTGAACTGCAGACTGCAAAGATATCACTGATACTTACGTTTCCTACTAGTAACAAATCACACTCAACCCTAATAGGATTTGAGTGTTGCCTTTAACAACACCAGCATTGATTGTTCAGAAATAACTATCTAGACAATGCCCTCAACAGAAACTTGTGGATTCCAATATCAAATTACACTAGTAATACATGCCTATCTGTTACTCACTCTGATACTTGTTAATAATCTTTAGAATTTTATCTTTTTCATTTTCAAAACGCCGTAAATCACTATTAATCAATTCAACAATCTCAATATTTGCGATATCATTTGGAATTTTTGCATATGTATATATGTCGAGGCTTTTAGCATCACTTTTTAATTTCAATGGTGATGTGTAAAAGTCAAATGATTTCTCTAATTTACCTAAACCGTATTGATTCCACTCTTTTCCCTTCTTACTCTTTAAGCAAGTACTAAAATTAAAAACGTGCCCCGATTCCTTTAGTTCTTTAACCATCGTAAAGGCATTATCCCTAACCATTTCCCGAGGGATATTTAGTTTATGACGATAGTCATTTTTTTCAAGTTGGACATCAATACTAAAATTATCATCCAGATGGACTATACCCCCAAAATAGTGTGATCCTGTACCCCGACCTGAATAAGGTTTAAATTCAGGATTAATTTTATCCAACATAGCGTTCTTAAAAATTCTCTCAACAGCTGCGTCTAATCGAAGATGTTTTACTTCATCCATTAATGGGTACACATCTCCATACTTCGATGTTGAAACATCCGTATTGATAGAAGCAAATAGTTCTTCTAAACTCTGACATAAATTTTTATAGTCATTAATAAAAGTATCAAACTCGTTCCTCTCAATGATTTGTAAGTATTCAACAATATTACTATAATGAATAATATTCCAATCTTCAGGTAATACTGATTCATTAATTTTAAACGGGACTAATAAAACTTTGAACTTAGCATCCTGATTATCCCTAGAATACTTTTCAAGCTGATCTCGCTTAGGATAATCTTTCATTTTATTTTCAATAATAACTTCTGTACCGTCAGTAAGATAGAGAGTTAAATCAATATTTTTACGCTCTCGCTCAACACTTTTAATTTTAACTTTATCGACATCAATTATATCTTTTAAGAATACTAAAGGAATATCGGGATTATTCTTAATAATATAGGCAATGAAATTGCTATGATACAATTCAAGACTTGCAAGCGATAAATTTAAATTTAAATTACTATTTAATTTTTCAATGATTTGTTTACTTGATATCATCCTACTTTTCCTTTCGTAATATAAGTTTTGAATTAATAATTATAATATCAATTTTTGAAATCTTATAATGTTTCTATAAAACCATCTAATACCTCTTTTTCTATTTGTAGGGTCCCATCCCAAACATATTATAAATCCTAAATATTCTCTATTTATATTATTGCTCCTTTCTTTTTCATCTCGAATTCAAAAAGATGTAATTAAAAGCTATTCAATAGTAATTCGCCACCTATGCAATATGACAACTAAGTAACCTTATTTTAATTTCCCCTAGATTTACTTGAAGCTATTTGGATTGCTCCATTAATTGTTTGTGACTTAACTTCTCCAGATTTTACAACTTCATCTAGGATTTGTCTAAACTCCTCTTTAGTTAATTTTTTTGGAATCTGAATCTTTATTTTTATTGCGGTCCCGGGAAAAATTTTACTGTCTTGTAAATCTTTAATACCTGTATTTGTTGCAATTGCTCTTTTAGATATTATAACATATTATCCTTTAAATTTTCTTCATAACTCAGTAACAATATATAATCCATACCCTGAGTTTAAGTAGTCCACTTCTTCATTTTCTCTCAAATGAGATTTTTCTGTAATACCACTAGTTACACCAGGTTTTAAAGCTAAATTCATCGCTTCTCTATCATTCGAAACGCTATAAAGCTCTTTAAAATTTAAACTTTCTTTAAATCCTATACCATAATCAATTAGAGCAAATTCACTTTCTATGTACTCCTTATGATCCCAACTCTGAGAACAGTGCCACGCATTAAAACAGTGAGAATGCTCCGGAATGTTTCTAATCATTTCAGAAATAATATAGAAAAAAATCTCCTCAACATTCTCATTTGAACATGAAAGAACTTTTGCAATTTTTCTCGAAATGTTCTCAGATATATTTTCCGATCCTCTAAAATAGTCACTCAATATAGACTTCATTATCGGAGTATATGTTCCAGTAGAGTTTATATTTCTTTCATCAGAATTTTTACTACTTTCTGCAAAGTGAAAAAATATTATTTTTAGCATAGTGAACTGAATCTTTTCCGACATTACCAACTTCATGTGTCACCTTAAATCCATACTCATTTAAAAACGATGATACTAATAAGCCAACAAAAGGGGGCATAAATTTTAAATCATACAAAAGGTTAACATTTTTATCAGACATATCTAAAGAAAGGAGTTTTTGTACATAATCTTTATATTTATGGTCTGGTAAATTCAACTCTATATATTGCATTGTTACTCCATATATCTTAAAAAGATCCCCTACATCAACTGAGAATTCAAGAACGTATACACCCTTTTTACATCACGGCTTTTGAGGAAATACTTGGAATTAAATAATCATAATTTCACTTATTATACCACTAAAGTCACTTCACAGAAAGACTTATTCAGCAAAAACCACGACAAACGCATGAAGAAAATCATTCGTTGAAAAAGTTGTGAAAACAGCAAAACGCCTACTTTGATAATCTTATTTTAAAAAATTCGAAGGATTTTCGAGAAATTCTCTAGTTTTCATCCTTTCCAACTTCTTGACCTGGTATTCGTAGTTATCTATACGATTATTCAACTCTTTCTTCCTTGTTCTAAGTTCGCTTTCAACTGCTCTTAAAGTTACACCTGCCGTCAAATTCATCTTGACATAGTCGTGGTTGGCTAAGCGACGATTTTCTGGATCGCTATTATTGAGATTGATAAGCACCTCTGCCATTCTATTTAGGTAAGCAATATGGTCCTGTAGATCTGTGATAACTAGGTCAAGCTGGGCAATATCCTTGATAATACCATCCTTAACTTCTTGAAAAGATTTATTATCTATATTCAATTCGATAAGAAGATTAATTTCGTCAATTTTATGTTTAAGAGTTTCAAACCTTGCCCGTCTTTGTTTAGGTATTGTCTGACTATCATTGGTTAGCTGTCGGATCAGGTCACTCCCTCGCATATATCGGTTAAAGCCAGAATTTTCTTTATGATAAATAAAAAACTGAGCAGTCTCACAGATAAACACATGATATGATTTGCCGCTGTCTGTCTCTTTTATATCCAAATGGCAGTTTGGGATAAAGACCAAGCCGTCTTTTTTAATTCCATAATTGATTCTGATAAATATGCCCTCCTTGACTAACTGATCAATCTGGTCCTCTGCAAGTACCACCTCAAACTCCTGAATTCGATCTCGATTCTCTTTGAACTCTTCATAGGCTTCCCACAATTCTTCATAGTGGAGCTTATCTTTCTCAGCTTCTCTACAATAATTCTCAAAGTCCGTGACAAGATTTGCTGACTCAAGTTCTGGAGTGTCTTCTCGCTTTTCAAAGTAATCTTCAAAGAACGCAACATCATATAAATTTTTAGTGCTAATTTTCTTATTTTCTAGGGAAATGGTTTGACCATTTTCAGTCAGGCTAAAAGTCACATGCTTTTTCTTCAGGGAAATGACCAGATTCAACTGCTCTACCATTTCCAAAAGATGAGATAAATCCTGAACTTTCGATAAAAGAAAATCCAATCGTTGCTCAATAGCTCGCTTGCAAATTCCTCACGGAAATATTCCTCTGTATAAGGTCGACGTTTGTCTAGTTGATTGCCTCGAATCACCTTCTTCATGTCCATATCCGTCATCAGAAACCTAGCATGCTTTCTGGAAAAGACTTTGGACAATATCTTCCTTGTTTTGTGCAATTACCTGTGCCAAATATTGCTTATAATCGTTAGTGATGCTTGACGATTGAGGTGTGACTGGACTTGATTCTTTTTTTACTTCAGATTCCACTTTTACTTTTGATTTTTGTTGTTCCATTTCAAATGCAGAAACATAGTCTACTTCTTCTGTCGGATCAGCCTCCGTTTGTTTAAATAATGCGGCAATCTTCGCACGTTCTTCTGTTGATGATGTCGGCGTCTTCTCATCTAGTGGCTGGTCAAAGTTCCATGGTTTTGTCATTTAGTTTCCACTTTCCTATTGTTTTCTGGATGTGTTGGAAGACTAACTTCCCTCCCAAAGGCTTGATTCAAAGCCTCGTCAAATGTTAAATGGCTTGATTGTTGCCGCTTCACAAACGTGCTATACATAGCTGTCTGTAATTGTTCCCGGTAGGTTTCTAATTTCTCTGTTTCCTTAGAAACCTTCTCCTCTTGCCTAGCCACTTTATCAGCTAGGCGTTCAATGACACTCATCGTGCTATCCTCCTTGTTCACACTTTCTAGCTTATGATAGGATTCTTGATTTTGTTATCACAACTCTAAAACAGTCTCTCGTTTAGGTGGAGGAGGATTCCTAATTCGTGCTTGTTTAAAGGGGCTCCTCAGATAAATAATAACAAAATGGTTGAGAGACATTTTCTACTACCTGTACCTGTTCAAAATGGACTGATTTGAGAAAAGTCACGGCTTCTTTGAACGATACACTTGAAACCAATTGAACAAAGTCAATGACATCTCCCTGAATATCCCTTGAAAACCACTTAAAGGTATTTGTATCCGCAAAAATCCGAAAGGAATCATGGTCTGGATGCTCATACACCTGACCTGATACTCTTTTAAATGGATAACCTAAGTTAGCTGCGACATCTAAAATAGCGATTTGTTTGAGATTTGTTAATGTTGTCATCTATGCTCTCCTTATCAAAAAAGCAGAAGGTTATCCTCCTGCTAGTTGTTATCACTGGTTGTTGTACTCTTGATGTCAGGAATGGCAGAATTACTTACTTCAGTATTTGACTTCAAGTCATCGAACTTCCCATTCCAAGTTATCAGCTGATTGACCAACAATTGATCCCTGATTTTGGCATAGGAGACTTTCATTGTTTTCGTTTCTGTCTGTGTCATTTTTTGTTGGTGTTCACTCATATCTGACACGTAAGTAACTTGATAAGATACCTCCACAAGTGCTTCATTAGTCTTTGAATTCACAAAAATCTTTGCCTCATCAAAACGATAGTCCAGCAAATAGTCCTTATACACTTGATTGATGGATTCTTCTTGATGTGCTATTTCTTCTTTATAGGCTGAATCTGTCATATAGGGCTTGATACGATTGTTGTTTTCACCCATCTTTTCCTTAGTGTAGTATTGAGTGAGAAATTCCTTAACAAGTTCATCAGATAAGACAGTTGCGTGCTCCTTTTCTTTTTCACTAGCAAGCAGTTTGTGAGCTTCTGTTTTGATTTGATGTTCTGTCTGCTTTGTGGCAGAGTGAGAACCAATGGTATAGCCCATCATCACTAGAAAACTAGTTACAGCTATTCCTCCGATACCAAGCAAAAGCCTGACTTTTATTTTATTTAACATATGTTGTTGCTTTCTCCTTTTTGATAAGATAGCACCATCATAACAGGATTGACTTGGAGATTTTATCACAAGAAAAAAGAAGCTGGGACAGCCTCAATAGATAATCTTACTCTGGAGAAAAATATCCTAAAAGTTCTGCTTTATGGATTGCCTCCTGCCTATTAGTAACACCCAGCTTTGAAAATATATTTGCCAAATGATTCGAAACAGTCCGTTTGCTTAAAAACAAGGTTTCGCAAATCTCATCAATTGTTAAACCATTTCTGACCGATTCTAACACTTCTATCTCTCGAGCAGACAAGATATCCACGATTTCTTCTGACGAAAAATACTTTTTTCCACTATATATACCTTGTAATTGAATAAGAAGTTTATCTGGATCAATACTTTTATCAATAAAAGCATACGCCCCCATCTTTTTAGCTCGATATTCGTATATTTTTTTGCTATACCCTGTTAAAATAACGATTTTAATCTCACGTTCCTTTTTTATCATATCTTCAGCTAAGGCTAATCCATCTGTTTCATAAATACTGGTCAAATTAATATCGATCAAAATGATATCGTATCGACTATAATCAATATCATCTACTGATTGAAAATTTTCAACTAAATCAACACAGTTAATTGTTTCCGACAATTCTAAAATCATTTTTAAACTCTGACTAAACAACTTGTGATCATCAATTAATAAAATTTTCATGGCACAACTCCTTATCTATTGGTAATTGGATTTCTACTATAAACGTAGCATTCACTGTCTGAATTTCTATTGTTCCGCCTAAAACACTAATACGATTTTCTAAATTCTTTAACCCATAACCAAGATGGTTACTTGAAACATCATAATTATTTCTACAAGATAAATAAATAATGTCGTCAGATACAGAGAGAGATAACAAAATAATATGGCCAGATGAATATTTAACAGCATTCGTCACCAACTCTTCAATAAAACGGTAAAGAATCTTATCATACGGTTCC
Protein-coding sequences here:
- a CDS encoding peptidylprolyl isomerase; amino-acid sequence: MLNKIKVRLLLGIGGIAVTSFLVMMGYTIGSHSATKQTEHQIKTEAHKLLASEKEKEHATVLSDELVKEFLTQYYTKEKMGENNNRIKPYMTDSAYKEEIAHQEESINQVYKDYLLDYRFDEAKIFVNSKTNEALVEVSYQVTYVSDMSEHQQKMTQTETKTMKVSYAKIRDQLLVNQLITWNGKFDDLKSNTEVSNSAIPDIKSTTTSDNN
- a CDS encoding ATP-binding cassette domain-containing protein, with product MLKKNIENIQELGDQKSLITDEVNLGIVTLPKKIYIFDNLTLELSGDLSFGMEDRVLIFGDSGTGKTQLLKILSGLNISKHGEVVLDSDGTIIEACRLRKQFLYIPQNPYIFSGNLKDNLTFGKNISDDIIIDMLIRMNMQYLWDEQNLNIFNISGGEKQRVALARGVLLSSKFLLLDEVNSMIDEQTTRDIRGYLSQRNVGFIEVAHKASKEDKILYNKFIKVERIV
- a CDS encoding response regulator transcription factor; translated protein: MKILLIDDHKLFSQSLKMILELSETINCVDLVENFQSVDDIDYSRYDIILIDINLTSIYETDGLALAEDMIKKEREIKIVILTGYSKKIYEYRAKKMGAYAFIDKSIDPDKLLIQLQGIYSGKKYFSSEEIVDILSAREIEVLESVRNGLTIDEICETLFLSKRTVSNHLANIFSKLGVTNRQEAIHKAELLGYFSPE
- a CDS encoding DUF5965 family protein — its product is MSVIERLADKVARQEEKVSKETEKLETYREQLQTAMYSTFVKRQQSSHLTFDEALNQAFGREVSLPTHPENNRKVETK